The Mixophyes fleayi isolate aMixFle1 chromosome 1, aMixFle1.hap1, whole genome shotgun sequence genome includes a region encoding these proteins:
- the SELENOM gene encoding selenoprotein M, whose amino-acid sequence MWLPLLLFGFFQPLLGFQIDWNKLEKMSRGKVETCGGUQLNRLKEVKAFVTEDIPLYHNLEMKHIPGADPELVLFSSQYEELERIPLSDMNRIEINQLLKDLRFYKKESPDSPVPPEFQVAPARLAGQDILDSEKGKSEEDTKEEL is encoded by the exons ATGTGGCTGCCATTGCTCCTGTTCGGCTTCTTTCAGCCCTTGCTGGGCTTCCAGATTGACTGGAATAAGTTAGAGAAGATGTCTCGGGGAAAAGTAGAG ACATGTGGCGGATGACAGCTAAACAGACTGAAAGAG GTGAAGGCCTTCGTCACGGAGGACATCCCTCTTTA CCATAACCTTGAGATGAAACATATACCTGGCGCAGACCCTGAACTAGTActattttcctcccagtatgagGAGCTGGAG AGAATTCCACTTAGCGACATGAACAGGATTGAAATCAACCAACTACTGAAGGATTTGAGATTTTACAAGAAGGAAAGCCCAGACTCCCCCGTGCCCCCTGAATTCCAGGTGGCACCAGCAAGACTTGCTGGGCAAGACATACTTGATAGTGAAAAGGGGAAGAGTGAGGAGGACACCAAGGAAGAGTTGTAG